A single genomic interval of Octopus bimaculoides isolate UCB-OBI-ISO-001 chromosome 22, ASM119413v2, whole genome shotgun sequence harbors:
- the LOC106881732 gene encoding protein RRP5 homolog, with translation MAVDPDSTTLESSKLKKKKRATKRKSEGNIDSDDDDGTGKDPKEKKCKRDSKKSIEVMPPVFFNWDNETVAPTNQNGHVSSSDDDIEMSEDKDGESSTGKLLKKKKAAKKLEKKQEEERLYEIERQRVIGEKLPETADDFDRLLLHSPDSSMLWLRYMAFHLETAEIDKARSIAERALKTILFR, from the exons ATGGCTGTTGATCCAGACTCCACAACCCTGGAAAGCTcaaagttgaagaagaagaaaagagcaaCGAAACGAAAGTCTGAAGGTAACattgatagtgatgacgatgatggtactGGAAAAGATCCAAAGGAAAAGAAGTGCAAGCGGGACTCTAAAAAG tcAATTGAAGTTATGCCCCCTGTCTTCTTTAACTGGGATAATGAAACTGTTGCCCCAACAAACCAGAACGGTCATGTCAGCAGCAGTGATGACGACATTGAAATGAGCGAAGACAAGGATGGAGAATCATCTACAGGT AAACTCCTCAAGAAAAAGAAAGCTGCTAAGAAGCttgaaaaaaaacaggaagaagaaaGGTTATATGAA ATTGAACGTCAACGGGTCATTGGAGAAAAACTGCCCGAAACTGCTGATGATTTTGACCGTCTTCTCCTCCATTCGCCAGACAGTTCCATGTTGTGGCTACGGTACATGGCTTTCCATTTGGAAACAGCTGAGATTGATAAGGCACGATCCATCGCAGAGAGAGCTCTGAAGACCATCTTATTCCGGTGA